The proteins below come from a single Clarias gariepinus isolate MV-2021 ecotype Netherlands chromosome 17, CGAR_prim_01v2, whole genome shotgun sequence genomic window:
- the ddx56 gene encoding probable ATP-dependent RNA helicase DDX56: protein MDPDRIQFHEMGLDDRILKAVADLGWAQPTLIQEKAIPLALEGKDLLSRARTGSGKTAAYAVPLIQRILTCKQTVREQAVRALVLVPTKELGQQVQTMIRQLTAYCARDVRVADISGKAELSAQRPILMEKPDVVVGTPSRVQAHIKAQNLALNALEMLIIDEADLLFSFGFEADLKNLICQLPKIYQAFLMSATLNDDVQALKQLVLHNPVILKLQGSQLPDSSQLQQYSVKCEEEDKFLLIYTLLKLGLVRGKTLIFVDKVDRCYRLKLFLEQFSIPSCVLNSELPVHSRCHIISQFNQGFYDYIIATDEEGLDDPTQSAGSNGKKKKNTKSKKGMDKEYGVSRGVDFQNIANVINFDFPPSVDSYIHRVGRTARADNKGTSLTFVSHSEIALLTEVENALTGDSGNCSLKPYGFKMEEIEGFRYRCRDAMRSVTKQAVKEARLKEIKQELLNSEKLKMYFDDNPRDLQLLRHDKDLHPAIIKPHLRNVPEYLIPSTMKNLVNPLLRRKKKKMLKFNPRGVMTTAFKKNIRGKNPLKSFRYTGKTRKQKNKS from the exons GCGGTAGCCGACCTCGGATGGGCCCAGCCGACCCTCATTCAGGAAAAAGCCATTCCACTGGCTCTGGAGGGAAAGGATCTTTTGTCAAGAGCTCGGACCGGTTCTGGGAAGACTGCTGCCTACGCTGTGCCCCTGATTCAGCGGATCCTCACCTGTAAGCAG ACGGTGCGAGAGCAGGCGGTGCGAGCTTTAGTCCTGGTACCGACCAAAGAGCTGGGACAGCAGGTACAGACCATGATCCGGCAGCTCACGGCTTACTGTGCCAGAGACGTGCGAGTGGCCGACATCTCCGGCAAAGCCGAGTTATCAGCTCAGAG GCCGATTTTGATGGAGAAGCCAGATGTGGTAGTGGGGACTCCGTCTCGGGTGCAAGCCCATATCAAAGCCCAGAACTTGGCACTGAACGCTCTGGAGATGCTGATCATCGATGAAGCCGacctccttttttcttttgggtTCGAGGCTGATCTTAAGAACCTCATTTG TCAACTGCCTAAGATCTATCAGGCTTTCTTAATGTCTGCGACACTCAATGACGATGTCCAGGCCTTGAAGCAGCTCGTCCTGCACAATCCT GTGATTCTGAAGCTACAAGGCTCCCAGCTCCCAGACAgctcccagctgcagcagtACAGTGTGAAATGTGAGGAGGAGGACAAGTTCCTCCTCATCTACACACTTCTCAAACTGGGCCTAGTGCGAGGCAAGACGCTCATTTTCGTCGACAAGGTGGATCGGTGTTACAGACTCAAGCTGTTCTTGGAGCAGTTCAGCATTCCTTCCTGCGTCCTTAACTCCGAACTCCCTGTGCACTCCAG GTGTCACATTATTTCACAGTTTAATCAAGGATTCTACGATTACATCATAGCCACAGATGAGGAAGGGCTGGACGACCCGACCCAAAGTGCCGGCAGCaatgggaaaaagaaaaagaatacaaAGAGTAAAAA aggCATGGATAAAGAATATGGCGTATCCAGAGGCGTGGACTTCCAGAACATCGCAAATGTCATCAACTTTGATTTCCCCCCCTCGGTTGACTCCTACATCCACCGAGTTGGCAG GACCGCACGGGCAGACAACAAAGGCACATCTCTCACGTTCGTCTCACATTCAGAGATCGCGCTGCTGACGGAGGTTGAGAACGCTCTTACAGGAG ACAGCGGAAACTGCTCCCTGAAGCCGTATGGGTTTAAAATGGAGGAAATCGAAGGATTTCGTTACAGGTGTCGG GATGCCATGAGGTCTGTGACCAAGCAGGCAGTCAAAGAAGCGCGATTAAAGGAGATCAAGCAGGAGCTGCTTAACTCTGAGAAGCTTAAG ATGTACTTCGATGACAACCCAAGGGATCTGCAACTGCTCCGTCATGACAAGGACCTCCATCCTGCCATCATTAAACCACACCTGAGAAATGTGCCCGAGTACTTGA TTCCTTCTACAATGAAAAATCTGGTCAACCCCCTCTTAcggcggaagaagaagaaaatgctAAAGTTCAACCCAAGGGGAGTCATGACAACTGCCTTTAAG AAGAATATTAGAGGGAAGAACCCACTCAAGAGTTTTCGCTACACTGGGAAAACTAGGAAGCAGAAGAACAAGTCCTAA
- the ykt6 gene encoding synaptobrevin homolog YKT6, with amino-acid sequence MKLYSLCVLYKGSNKANLLKAAYDLSSFSFFQRSSVQEFMTFTSNLIVERSSLGSRASVKEQEYLCHVYVRNDCLSGVVIADNEYPSRVCFTLLDKVLDEFARQVNSIDWPSGSPATVQYTALDSYLAKYQNPREADAMTKVQAELDETKIILHNTMESLLERGEKLDDLVQKSEHLGNQSKAFYKTARKQNSCCEVM; translated from the exons ATGAAGCtgtacagtttgtgtgtgttgtacaaAGGGTCGAACAAGGCCAACCTTCTCAAAGCAGCCTATGATCTgtcttcatttagtttttttcagagATCCAG CGTACAAGAGTTCATGACCTTCACCAGCAACCTGATAGTCGAGCGCTCCTCGTTGGGAAGCCGCGCATCTGTCAAAGAACAAG AATACCTGTGTCACGTATATGTGCGAAACGACTGTCTGAGTGGAGTAGTGATTGCAGATAACGAGTATCCTTCCAGAGTGTGCTTCACTTTGCTCGATAAG GTGTTGGATGAATTCGCTCGGCAAGTGAACAGCATAGACTGGCCCTCAGGCTCGCCAGCTACTGTCCAATATACCGCCTTAGACAGCTACCTGGCCAAGTatcag AACCCGCGTGAAGCTGATGCCATGACAAAAGTGCAAGCTGAACTGGATGAAACCAAAATTATTCTC CACAACACAATGGAGTCCCTTCTTGAAAGAGGAGAGAAGCTGGATGACTTGGTACAGAAGTCTGAGCACCTCGGAAACCAGTCAAAAGCCTTTTACAAAACG GCACGGAAGCAGAACTCTTGCTGCGAGGTGATGTGA